Proteins from a genomic interval of Chionomys nivalis chromosome 7, mChiNiv1.1, whole genome shotgun sequence:
- the Gjc2 gene encoding gap junction gamma-2 protein, with translation MTNMSWSFLTRLLEEIHNHSTFVGKVWLTVLVVFRIVLTAVGGESIYSDEQSKFTCNTRQPGCDNVCYDAFAPLSHVRFWVFQIVVISTPSVMYLGYAVHRLARASEQERRRALRRRPGPRRVPRAQLPPPPPGWPDATDLGEAEPMLALEDEEDEEPGVHEGPGEDTEEERAEDVAAKGGGGDSKTVVTPGPAGQHDGRRRIQREGLMRVYVAQLVVRAAFEVAFLVGQYLLYGFEVPPFFACSRQPCPHVVDCFVSRPTEKTVFLLVMYVVSCLCLLLNLCEMAHLGLGSAQDAVRGRRGTSAPGPGPVPRPPPCAFPSAAAGLACPPEYSLVVRAAERARAHDQNLANLALQALRDGAAAAVAADRDSPPCSGLNATSRGAPRAGGPASGTGSATSGGTVGEQGRPGAQEQLVTKPRAGSEKGSTGSRDGKATVWI, from the coding sequence ATGACCAACATGAGCTGGAGCTTCCTGACGCGGCTGCTGGAGGAGATCCACAATCATTCCACCTTCGTGGGCAAAGTGTGGCTCACTGTGCTAGTGGTCTTCCGAATTGTGCTAACGGCTGTGGGTGGCGAGTCCATCTATTCGGATGAGCAATCCAAGTTCACTTGCAACACGCGGCAGCCGGGCTGTGACAATGTTTGCTACGATGCCTTCGCGCCCCTGTCACACGTGCGCTTCTGGGTCTTCCAAATCGTGGTCATTTCCACCCCTTCTGTCATGTACCTGGGCTATGCAGTCCACCGCCTGGCACGCGCCTCGGAGCAGGAGCGCAGACGCGCCCTCCGTCGTCGCCCCGGCCCTCGGCGCGTGCCCCGGGCTCAGCTGCCACCGCCGCCTCCTGGCTGGCCGGATGCCACTGATCTGGGCGAGGCGGAGCCCATGCTGGCGctggaggacgaggaggacgaggagcCGGGGGTGCACGAGGGCCCGGGGGAAGACACGGAGGAGGAGCGCGCAGAGGATGTGGCTGCCAAGGGGGGTGGAGGTGATAGCAAAACGGTGGTCACTCCCGGACCGGCCGGGCAGCACGATGGGCGAAGGCGCATCCAGAGGGAGGGCTTGATGCGCGTGTACGTGGCCCAGCTGGTGGTAAGGGCGGCCTTCGAGGTGGCCTTTCTGGTGGGCCAGTACCTGCTGTACGGCTTCGAGGTGCCGCCCTTCTTTGCCTGCAGCCGCCAGCCTTGCCCGCACGTGGTGGACTGCTTCGTGTCGCGGCCAACCGAGAAGACGGTCTTCCTGCTGGTCATGTATGTGGTTAGCTGCCTATGCCTGCTGCTCAACCTCTGTGAGATGGCGCACCTGGGCCTCGGCAGTGCGCAGGACGCTGTACGCGGTCGTCGGGGAACCTCAGCACCGGGTCCTGGCCCGGTGCCGCGCCCGCCTCCCTGCGCTTTCCCGTCTGCGGCTGCGGGCCTGGCTTGCCCTCCCGAATACAGTCTGGTGGTGCGCGCGGCTGAACGGGCGCGCGCGCACGACCAGAATTTGGCTAATCTGGCCCTGCAGGCACTGCGCGatggggcggcggcggcggtggccgCAGATCGGGACAGCCCTCCATGTTCAGGGCTCAATGCAACCTCTCGGGGGGCACCCAGGGCGGGTGGCCCAGCTTCCGGAACCGGTAGTGCCACGTCGGGGGGCACCGTTGGGGAGCAGGGCAGACCCGGGGCTCAGGAACAACTGGTCACTAAGCCTAGGGCGGGCTCTGAGAAGGGCAGTACAGGCAGCAGGGATGGCAAGGCTACTGTGTGGATCTGA